A window of Terriglobus sp. RCC_193 contains these coding sequences:
- the bshA gene encoding N-acetyl-alpha-D-glucosaminyl L-malate synthase BshA: MKIGITCYPTYGGSGVVATELGIELAARGHQVHFITYQQPFRLTGREEGIFFHEVAVTTYPLFQYPPYDLALASRMAEVAEFYGLDLLHVHYAIPHSVSALLARQMLAARGIRLPFITTLHGTDITLVGQDPGYLPITKFGIEESDGVTSISADLKETTVRSFGVKKEIEVIRNFVNCDIYKPDEEKRRALRPRYAKDNEKILIHLSNFRRVKRVSDVVEVFARVAHEVPSRLMLIGDGPDRSIAESLALRYGIQDRIHFLGKQDSVQDLLLLGDLMLMPSEMESFGLAALEGMACRVPCIATRVGGVPELVEDGVNGLLFPVGDVKAMAAGAIEILSDEPRQQAMAAAARKTAQDKFCTSRIIPMYERYYEQVLAGSQSI, translated from the coding sequence ATGAAGATCGGCATCACCTGTTATCCCACGTATGGCGGCAGTGGCGTTGTTGCCACGGAGCTTGGCATTGAACTGGCGGCACGTGGCCACCAGGTGCATTTCATCACCTATCAGCAGCCGTTTCGCCTGACGGGGCGCGAGGAAGGCATCTTCTTCCACGAGGTGGCGGTCACTACCTATCCGCTGTTTCAATACCCGCCGTATGATCTGGCGCTGGCCAGTCGCATGGCTGAAGTGGCGGAGTTTTACGGTCTGGACCTGCTGCATGTTCACTACGCCATTCCGCACAGCGTAAGCGCGCTGCTGGCGCGGCAGATGCTGGCGGCACGCGGTATCCGTCTGCCGTTTATCACTACGCTGCATGGCACGGACATTACGCTTGTCGGGCAAGACCCCGGCTATCTTCCCATTACAAAATTCGGCATTGAAGAAAGCGATGGTGTGACCTCCATTTCCGCTGACCTGAAAGAGACTACGGTCCGGTCGTTTGGCGTCAAGAAGGAGATTGAGGTTATCCGCAATTTTGTGAATTGCGATATCTATAAGCCGGACGAGGAGAAGCGCCGCGCGCTGCGTCCGCGCTATGCAAAGGACAACGAGAAGATCCTCATCCACCTCTCTAACTTTCGTCGTGTGAAACGCGTGAGCGATGTGGTGGAGGTGTTTGCGCGTGTGGCGCATGAGGTGCCGTCGCGGCTGATGCTGATTGGCGACGGACCGGATCGCAGCATTGCAGAGAGCCTGGCGCTGCGTTACGGCATTCAGGATCGGATTCACTTTTTAGGTAAGCAGGACAGCGTGCAGGACCTGTTGCTGCTGGGCGATCTGATGCTGATGCCGTCTGAGATGGAAAGCTTTGGGCTGGCTGCGTTGGAGGGGATGGCATGCCGCGTGCCGTGCATCGCGACGCGTGTGGGTGGCGTGCCGGAGCTGGTGGAAGACGGCGTGAATGGATTGCTGTTTCCCGTGGGCGATGTGAAGGCGATGGCCGCAGGGGCGATTGAGATTTTGTCGGACGAGCCACGTCAGCAGGCGATGGCAGCGGCTGCACGCAAAACGGCGCAGGACAAGTTCTGCACCAGCCGGATTATTCCCATGTACGAGCGGTATTACGAACAGGTGCTGGCGGGCAGCCAGTCAATCTAA
- a CDS encoding purine nucleoside permease, which yields MRLRQLFSLLPLLCGVVAFSQQPVLRPKVVIVSYFEVGNDTGDRPGELQFWVERDNLDRVIEVPGMTHAVRANADGTEIAVAVGPGNIKPGVNLMALGSDPRFDLRQAHWLLNGIAGISPADGTIGDAVWTDFIINGDLAKEIDPRESPKDWPDGFLSLDGVTQSDPKGGANWEDDVRSWKGNEAHANRRGNVIRMNTALMQWAYTLTRDTKLPEDDPMRKLRLQYKGFTGTARGPKVITGANMATEIFWHGAKMDAWAHRWVQFETDGVAHLGTTAMNDTGSMLALWSLTQQGKTDWNRALLLRTASNFDMPAPGVTAAENLASEKHGAYTGYLPALEAAYTVGHRVVAEWMK from the coding sequence ATGCGTCTTCGCCAGCTTTTCAGCCTGCTGCCGCTCCTGTGCGGCGTCGTAGCGTTCTCACAGCAGCCCGTCCTGCGGCCAAAAGTTGTCATCGTCAGTTACTTTGAAGTGGGTAACGACACCGGCGACCGTCCCGGCGAATTGCAATTCTGGGTGGAACGCGACAACCTGGATCGGGTGATTGAAGTCCCCGGCATGACACATGCCGTCCGCGCAAACGCCGATGGCACAGAGATCGCCGTCGCCGTGGGCCCCGGAAACATCAAGCCCGGTGTCAATCTGATGGCCCTGGGTAGCGATCCCCGCTTCGATCTGCGGCAGGCACACTGGCTTTTGAATGGCATTGCGGGCATCTCTCCCGCAGACGGCACCATCGGCGATGCGGTGTGGACCGACTTCATCATCAACGGCGATCTGGCCAAAGAAATCGATCCGCGTGAATCTCCCAAGGACTGGCCCGACGGCTTCCTTTCACTCGACGGCGTCACACAGTCCGACCCCAAAGGCGGCGCGAACTGGGAAGATGACGTTCGCTCATGGAAGGGCAATGAGGCACACGCGAACCGTCGAGGCAATGTGATCCGCATGAACACGGCACTCATGCAGTGGGCCTACACGCTGACCCGCGATACCAAGCTTCCGGAAGACGATCCCATGCGCAAACTGCGCCTCCAGTACAAGGGATTCACCGGCACAGCACGCGGCCCCAAAGTCATTACCGGTGCGAACATGGCCACAGAAATCTTCTGGCACGGCGCAAAGATGGACGCGTGGGCACATCGCTGGGTGCAGTTTGAAACGGACGGCGTGGCTCATCTGGGCACGACCGCCATGAACGACACCGGCTCCATGCTGGCACTATGGTCGCTGACCCAGCAAGGCAAAACAGATTGGAATCGCGCTCTGCTGCTGCGCACTGCCAGCAACTTCGACATGCCCGCTCCGGGCGTAACGGCAGCAGAAAACCTGGCCAGCGAGAAACACGGCGCGTATACCGGTTACCTGCCCGCGCTGGAAGCGGCATACACCGTCGGCCATCGCGTTGTCGCGGAGTGGATGAAGTAG
- the pyrR gene encoding bifunctional pyr operon transcriptional regulator/uracil phosphoribosyltransferase PyrR, translating into MSDATTTPETTASKILIREKGRLMSASEIDRTLVRLAHQIVEKQEGSSNLGLIGIKRRGIPLAERIAKIIEGIERQPVQTGVLDISFYRDDLSTAGNKPIVEKGEIGFDIEGRDIVLLDDVLYTGRTIRAALDALFDHGRPRSVRLLVLIDRGHRELPIEAQFIGRVVPTSSKEIIEVKLREVDGNDQVLLVERVD; encoded by the coding sequence ATGAGCGACGCAACCACAACGCCCGAAACCACTGCCTCAAAGATCCTCATCCGCGAGAAGGGCCGCCTCATGTCGGCCTCTGAGATTGACCGCACACTGGTGCGCCTGGCTCACCAGATCGTGGAAAAGCAGGAGGGAAGCAGCAACCTGGGGCTGATTGGCATCAAGCGCCGCGGCATTCCGCTGGCCGAGCGGATCGCGAAGATCATTGAGGGCATTGAAAGGCAGCCAGTGCAGACCGGCGTGCTGGATATCTCTTTTTATCGCGACGACCTGTCCACCGCAGGCAACAAGCCGATCGTGGAAAAAGGCGAGATTGGCTTTGATATTGAAGGCCGCGACATTGTTCTGCTGGACGACGTTCTGTACACGGGGCGTACCATCCGCGCCGCGCTGGATGCGCTGTTTGATCACGGGCGTCCGCGTTCGGTACGCCTGCTGGTGCTGATTGATCGCGGCCATCGCGAACTGCCCATCGAAGCGCAGTTCATTGGCCGCGTCGTACCCACTTCTTCCAAAGAGATCATCGAAGTAAAGCTGCGCGAGGTGGACGGCAACGACCAGGTGCTCCTCGTGGAACGTGTGGACTGA
- a CDS encoding aspartate carbamoyltransferase catalytic subunit, with translation MSLPSANATSHPGSLTSIHDISLDGITRLLALTDRLVAEPHRERVKHLDGRKVALLFYESSTRTRTSFELAAKSLGAMTTLVSDKSSSIEKGESLHDTGVTLRALGAECIILRSNYSGAPEVLARSTGLPVLNAGDGMHEHPSQALLDLRTMLTRLGLSQQLTPTTMAGKTVVITGDIRHSRVARSNAILLPKLGARVIFCGPTELCPKEALDISHGVEIERDFEKALRQADVAMMLRIQRERLAGLDIDSAEYIAGYQLNEQRLRAHAPKALVMHPGPMVRGLEIDSAAADGPQSAIEEQVAHGLAVRMALLHRALLGEANA, from the coding sequence ATGAGCCTGCCTTCTGCAAATGCGACATCCCACCCCGGCTCACTTACCTCTATTCATGACATTTCACTCGATGGCATTACCCGCCTGCTGGCGCTGACGGACCGGCTGGTTGCGGAACCGCATCGCGAGCGTGTGAAACATCTGGATGGACGCAAGGTAGCGCTGCTGTTTTACGAGTCGTCCACACGGACGCGCACCAGTTTTGAATTGGCTGCGAAGTCGCTGGGCGCCATGACGACGCTGGTCAGCGATAAGTCTTCGTCCATTGAAAAGGGCGAAAGCCTGCACGATACTGGCGTGACACTGCGTGCATTAGGTGCGGAGTGCATCATCCTGCGTTCGAATTATTCTGGCGCGCCGGAAGTGCTGGCGCGTTCCACGGGGCTGCCGGTGTTGAACGCTGGCGATGGTATGCACGAGCATCCTTCGCAGGCGCTGCTGGATCTGCGCACCATGCTGACACGCCTTGGTCTGTCGCAGCAACTCACGCCAACGACGATGGCAGGAAAGACAGTCGTGATCACTGGCGATATCCGTCACTCGCGCGTGGCGCGTTCAAATGCGATTCTTCTACCGAAGCTGGGTGCACGCGTGATCTTCTGTGGGCCGACAGAGCTGTGTCCGAAAGAAGCATTGGATATCTCGCATGGCGTGGAGATTGAACGCGATTTTGAAAAAGCATTGCGGCAGGCGGATGTGGCGATGATGCTGCGGATTCAACGTGAACGTCTGGCAGGATTGGACATTGATTCGGCGGAATACATCGCTGGGTATCAGTTGAATGAACAGCGTCTGCGCGCGCATGCGCCCAAGGCGCTGGTGATGCATCCCGGCCCCATGGTGCGGGGGCTTGAGATTGATTCTGCCGCGGCAGACGGGCCGCAGTCGGCGATTGAAGAGCAGGTGGCGCACGGTCTTGCTGTGCGTATGGCCTTGCTGCATCGCGCGCTGCTGGGGGAGGCAAACGCATGA
- a CDS encoding MerR family transcriptional regulator produces MASPQTTRTDTKRKPKSVAPLQIPDKLYFRIGEVSRLLDLPPYVLRFWETEFPQLKPGKGGTGQRLYRRRDVETLAEIRRLLYDEGYTIPGARQALKSDAKRPEPVPVAETQPPKKVAAEDTTALRLRKLRSDLNEIASLLDQPTPGQRNTHAAPHRGLSVAPRRRSILEMPPPLFAQPNDSSGE; encoded by the coding sequence TTGGCATCTCCCCAGACAACGCGAACGGACACAAAGCGGAAGCCGAAATCCGTCGCGCCCCTGCAGATTCCGGACAAACTCTACTTCCGCATCGGTGAAGTCTCCAGGCTGCTGGATCTGCCACCGTACGTACTGCGTTTCTGGGAGACGGAGTTTCCGCAGCTGAAACCGGGTAAAGGCGGCACCGGGCAACGACTTTATCGTCGCCGTGACGTGGAAACGCTTGCCGAAATCCGCCGTCTGCTCTACGACGAGGGCTACACCATCCCCGGCGCGCGTCAGGCCCTGAAATCCGATGCGAAGCGTCCTGAGCCAGTACCCGTTGCCGAAACTCAGCCTCCGAAGAAGGTGGCTGCGGAAGACACCACGGCGCTACGGCTGCGCAAACTGCGTTCTGACCTGAATGAGATTGCCTCACTGCTGGATCAGCCCACGCCGGGGCAGCGCAACACACATGCCGCACCGCATCGTGGACTCTCCGTTGCACCACGCCGTCGTTCCATATTGGAAATGCCGCCGCCACTCTTTGCGCAGCCGAACGATTCCAGCGGCGAATAG
- a CDS encoding dihydroorotase, giving the protein MSAILLRGGRVIDPTSGANDFADVLLENGVIREVNYTTRSGELDAFAADMGAEVLDCTGCIVAPGIIDAHVHLREPGQTHKETIATGTQSAVAGGVTTVVAMPNTTPVTDSVALLQFVQSVQRDPSARVLAMPAATVGSMGGELTDYAALAEAGAIGFTDDGKPVLADEVMKHALIAAAKLALPISQHAEDTRMTVGASMNFGPVAFRLGLRGMPIEAESSIVERDIRLLEEIERETKLRPHLHVQHVSTGKALAAIRDAKSRGLHVTCEVAPHHIAFTDEAIAGDAAQRSRRYDTHFKMNPPLRSRAEVDACIAAVLDGTVDIIATDHAPHAHHEKNVEFERAPNGITGLETSLGASLRILHREHGMGLVDVLALMTSAPAEKLHLPRLGYDVGRIQTGAFADVMVFDVAAEWTYDVRTTRSKSRNTPFDGAPMLGKVKFTLVHGEVKYRA; this is encoded by the coding sequence ATGAGCGCCATTCTTCTGCGCGGTGGACGCGTGATTGATCCCACAAGCGGTGCGAATGACTTTGCCGATGTTCTGCTGGAGAACGGTGTTATTCGTGAAGTGAACTACACCACGCGATCCGGCGAGCTGGACGCTTTTGCTGCGGACATGGGCGCTGAGGTGCTCGACTGCACTGGATGCATCGTTGCGCCGGGCATCATTGACGCGCATGTGCATCTGCGTGAGCCGGGACAGACGCACAAGGAAACCATTGCAACCGGAACGCAGTCTGCTGTGGCGGGCGGCGTGACCACGGTGGTCGCGATGCCGAACACCACGCCGGTGACGGATTCCGTGGCGCTGCTGCAGTTTGTGCAGAGCGTGCAGCGTGATCCATCGGCGCGTGTTCTGGCCATGCCTGCTGCAACCGTTGGCAGCATGGGCGGCGAGCTTACGGATTATGCCGCGCTGGCGGAAGCGGGTGCGATCGGCTTCACAGACGATGGCAAGCCGGTGCTTGCCGATGAAGTGATGAAGCATGCGCTCATCGCAGCAGCGAAGTTGGCGCTGCCCATCTCGCAACACGCGGAAGACACGCGCATGACCGTGGGCGCCAGCATGAACTTTGGCCCGGTTGCGTTTCGTCTGGGATTGCGCGGCATGCCCATTGAAGCGGAATCCTCCATTGTGGAGCGCGACATCCGTCTTCTGGAAGAGATTGAACGCGAGACGAAGCTGCGTCCGCATCTGCATGTGCAGCATGTCTCCACGGGAAAGGCGCTTGCAGCCATTCGCGATGCGAAGTCGCGTGGCCTGCATGTGACGTGTGAAGTGGCGCCGCATCACATTGCGTTTACGGATGAAGCGATTGCAGGCGACGCTGCGCAGCGTTCGCGTCGTTACGACACACACTTCAAGATGAATCCGCCGCTGCGTTCGCGTGCGGAGGTAGATGCGTGCATTGCCGCTGTGTTGGATGGCACGGTGGACATTATCGCCACCGATCACGCGCCGCACGCACACCATGAGAAGAACGTGGAGTTTGAGCGCGCCCCCAATGGCATCACTGGGTTGGAGACATCATTGGGTGCATCGCTGCGTATTCTTCATCGTGAACACGGCATGGGGTTGGTAGACGTTCTTGCACTGATGACTTCCGCACCCGCGGAGAAGCTGCATCTGCCCAGGCTGGGCTACGATGTAGGGCGCATACAAACTGGTGCATTTGCCGATGTCATGGTGTTCGATGTGGCGGCGGAGTGGACGTACGATGTGCGCACAACGCGATCGAAGTCACGTAATACGCCGTTCGACGGCGCACCGATGCTGGGCAAAGTGAAGTTCACCCTCGTGCATGGCGAAGTGAAGTACCGCGCATAG
- a CDS encoding sugar MFS transporter, which translates to MAFAAPTSGSNHFRRTQTDYRAMTIATTLFFMWGFLTCMNDILIPHLKSIFSLSIAESALIQTAFFGSYFLFALPAGKLVEYRGYKYTMVTGLAVAAVGAVLFIPAARLASYPLFLGALVILAAGITALQVSANPFVASVGPEETASSRLNLSQAFNSFGTFIAPIIGRYTILAGVGAAAAVTIARFTPAELAAYRAQQASTITTPYLVITGILILLAVLLYTVRLDSKEHLTVDLRPIAGFGPGIWNQTWLWLGALGIFLYVGAEVSIGSFLINYFGLSNIGGLSEASAAKYVSYYWLGAMIGRFIGSAILQKVRTGTLLGIFAMVAFVLVLSSVFSSGHVAMYTILSVGLFNSIMFPSIFTLGLAGLGELTSKGSSLMVQAIVGGAIIPYVYGHFADHVGYQKAFLIPAACYVYIAIYGFATTRRQIHTDPLAGLRIDPA; encoded by the coding sequence ATGGCTTTTGCCGCCCCCACCTCCGGCTCGAATCATTTCCGCCGCACACAGACCGATTACCGCGCGATGACCATCGCGACCACGCTGTTCTTCATGTGGGGATTCCTCACCTGCATGAACGACATCCTGATTCCCCATCTGAAGAGCATCTTCTCGCTCTCCATTGCGGAGTCGGCACTGATTCAGACAGCGTTCTTCGGTTCGTACTTCCTCTTCGCTCTTCCGGCGGGCAAGCTGGTGGAATATCGCGGCTACAAATACACCATGGTCACCGGCCTAGCCGTAGCTGCTGTGGGTGCGGTCCTGTTCATCCCGGCGGCACGCCTCGCCTCGTATCCGCTCTTCCTGGGCGCACTGGTGATTCTGGCTGCGGGCATTACCGCTCTGCAGGTATCGGCGAATCCCTTCGTTGCCAGCGTTGGCCCGGAAGAAACAGCCTCCAGCCGCCTGAATCTGTCGCAGGCATTCAACTCTTTCGGCACCTTCATTGCGCCCATCATCGGCCGTTACACCATCCTGGCGGGTGTGGGTGCTGCCGCTGCCGTAACCATCGCCAGGTTCACACCGGCGGAGTTGGCAGCGTATCGCGCACAGCAGGCATCCACCATCACGACACCGTATCTGGTGATCACCGGCATCCTGATTCTGCTGGCCGTCCTGCTGTATACCGTGCGGCTCGACAGCAAGGAGCACCTCACCGTTGATCTGCGTCCCATCGCGGGCTTCGGCCCCGGCATCTGGAACCAGACGTGGCTGTGGCTCGGCGCGCTGGGCATCTTCCTCTACGTGGGTGCAGAGGTTTCCATTGGCAGCTTCCTCATCAATTACTTCGGCCTGTCCAACATCGGCGGCCTCAGCGAAGCATCTGCTGCCAAGTACGTCTCCTACTACTGGCTGGGAGCCATGATCGGACGCTTCATCGGTTCGGCCATCCTGCAGAAGGTACGCACCGGCACCCTGCTCGGCATCTTCGCGATGGTGGCGTTTGTGCTGGTACTGTCCAGCGTCTTCTCCAGCGGCCACGTTGCCATGTACACCATACTTTCGGTGGGCCTGTTCAACTCCATCATGTTCCCCAGCATCTTCACGCTGGGCCTGGCCGGACTGGGTGAACTGACCAGCAAAGGCAGCAGCCTGATGGTGCAGGCGATTGTGGGCGGAGCAATTATTCCCTACGTCTACGGCCACTTCGCCGATCACGTGGGCTATCAGAAGG
- the aqpZ gene encoding aquaporin Z — protein sequence MPLGKRCIAEFFGTFWLVFGGCGSAVLAAAFPSLGIGFAGVALAFGLTVLTMAYTLGHISGGHFNPAVTLGLCAGKRFPAKDVIPYWVAQVVGGIAAAGVLYLIASGKEGFSLAGGFASNGYGLHSPGGYSLVACLVAEIVLTAFFLLIIMGSTDKRVPNGFAPLAIGLGLTLIHLISIPVTNTSVNPARSLGPAVFVGGWALQQVWLFWVAPLIGGVVGGFVYELLFSEYKETPVLTATEQDVANVR from the coding sequence ATGCCCCTTGGCAAACGCTGTATTGCGGAGTTTTTCGGTACGTTCTGGCTGGTGTTTGGCGGTTGTGGCAGCGCTGTGCTGGCGGCTGCGTTTCCGTCGCTGGGCATTGGCTTTGCGGGAGTGGCGCTGGCCTTTGGCCTTACCGTTCTCACGATGGCTTACACGTTAGGGCACATCTCCGGCGGCCATTTCAATCCGGCTGTCACGCTGGGCCTGTGTGCCGGCAAACGCTTTCCGGCGAAGGATGTCATTCCGTACTGGGTAGCGCAGGTGGTTGGCGGAATCGCTGCTGCGGGTGTGCTGTATCTCATTGCCAGTGGTAAGGAGGGCTTCAGCCTGGCGGGTGGCTTTGCCTCCAATGGTTATGGACTCCATTCTCCCGGCGGATACTCGCTGGTGGCCTGCCTGGTGGCAGAGATCGTTCTGACAGCGTTTTTCCTGCTCATCATCATGGGCTCCACAGACAAGCGCGTTCCCAACGGCTTTGCGCCGCTGGCCATTGGCCTGGGGCTGACGCTGATCCACCTGATCTCCATTCCGGTGACGAATACTTCGGTGAATCCGGCACGCAGCCTTGGCCCGGCGGTATTTGTGGGCGGATGGGCGCTGCAGCAGGTGTGGCTCTTCTGGGTGGCGCCACTGATCGGCGGTGTCGTCGGTGGCTTTGTCTACGAGCTGCTTTTCAGCGAGTACAAGGAAACGCCTGTGCTCACAGCCACGGAACAGGATGTCGCTAACGTTCGTTAA